The genomic segment TTACACTGGCCGCAGCACGCATCGCACAAGGTTTCCAAGACAAACTGTATCTGGGAAATTTGGACGCACGCCGCGACTGGGGATATGCCAAAGATTATGTGGAATGTATGTGGCTCATCCTGCAACATGACAAACCGGAAGACTTCGTCATCGCTACCGGTGAGATGCACACCGTACGAGAGTTTGCTACACTTGCCTTTAAAGAAGCCGGCATAGAGCTGCGCTGGGAAGGCGAAGGTGTGAATGAAAAAGGCATCGACGTGAAAACCGGCAAAGCATTGGTAGAGGTTGATCCGAAATATTTCCGTCCCTGCGAAGTGGAGCAGCTATTGGGTGACCCGACCAAAGCAAAAACATTGCTGGGCTGGAATCCTACTAAGACAAGTTTTCCGGAACTTGTAAAAATCATGGTGGCTCATGATATGAAATTTGCAAAGAAGCTGTATCTGAAAGCACAGACAGAAGAATAAATACATACTTTTCTAAAGTGTAATACTGTGAAGAAGTACTTATTAGTAATCTGGTTGATTTCCTGCTGTATAACAATACGGGCCCAATACTCCATAGGCAACACCGGCCTACTGAACATCCCCACTGCCGACATGCAGGAGACCGGCACTTTCATGGGTGGCGGAAACTATCTGCCCAATGGCATGACCCCATTCAACTTCAACACAGGAAATTATTTCATCAACATAACATTTCTGTCAATACTGGAGATGAGCTATCGGTGCACCCTGTTGAAAATAACACGATATGACGGAAAAAAAGGATATTTCCAGCAAGACCGTTCAATGACCGCACGCCTACGCCCGCTAAAAGAAGGCAGATTTCATCCTTCAGTAGTAATCGGTGTGGACGACCCTTTCAAGAATACGGGAAATAATTACTTCGGTACCGTATACGGAGTATTGACCAAAAGTTTCTCCATAGCCGGAAGGGACAGGCTTGCATTGACTGCCGGATATTATATTCCGATAAACGACCGGAGCATACAGAAAGGCCCGTTTGGCGGCATCAGCTACTCTCCCGCCTTTTACAGGGAAATGGCGTTCATGGCAGAATATGATTCCGACGGATTCAACATAGGAGCCGCCACCAGATTATGGAAACATATCTCATTGCACATCTTTACCAGAGACTTCAAATGTGTGTCAGGCGGAATACGGTACGAGTGTAAGCTATTGCACTAAAGAAACGGATATTTATGAAAAAACATTCTATATCATATCTGCTTTTCTCCATTTGTTGCTTACTTCCCAATGCCATAGCCAGCGCCCAATCCGTCACTGAGAAGTTGAAAGCTATCGGCATGGAGAATATCCGTTATGCAGAGACCGGAGAATGCATAACCGTCACTTTTGAAGACAATGTGTATCGGAGCACTTACCAGGGAATAGGAGAAGCGATAGATGCCTGTTTGGAAAGCAATGTAAACAAAAGCCTGCAACTGGTTGCACTGGAAAACCAAATACCTCAGTTATGCATCAGTCTGCCGGACACCTTGCTGAATGATTATCGGGAAGAAAAGATCTCTCTGATGCAGGTGTATGCAGAAATGGGCATCAGCATTGATACCGACCATGCCATGAAAGCCGTAGAAAACGCAAAGGAAATTGAAAACCCTTCGGCATGGAAAGTGGATGTCATCGTATATCCCGAACTGTTCTTGAAGAATAACAGCCTGAACAAACTATATACCTACGCCGTCAACCTCAGCCCTGCCATAGAAATGGGACTGTGGAAAGGTGGAAAACTGACAGCGCAAGTTGTATTCCCCATAGCTGCCAACCTATATGGGGAATATAAAAAGATACATCCGGGCGTGATGACCTTGTCGCAAGAAGTAAGGTTCAGAAACAACCTCTTCGGGCGAATTACAGCCGGAAACTTCACTCACAATCGCATGGGTGCGCAACTGGATATGAAGTTCCGGACAGACAATGGCAGGCTGGAACTCGGAGCATTGGTAGGCGCAACCGTATATTCGGCTATCGTGGACGGTGAAGGATGGTACGTCAGCACTACTCCGAGAGTCAATGCCTTTCTCAAAGCAAGCGTATATGAGCCCCACACCAACCTGCAATTTGACTTGCAAGGCGGACGCTACATCTATGGAGATTACGGAGTGAGAGGTGACTGTACACGACATTTCGGAGAATATGCCATAGGGTTGTACGCATTGTATACGGGAGGAGAGATAAACGGCGGCTTTCACTTCGCCATACCTCTGCCCGGAAAAAGATGGAAACGGAACCATGCCTTCCGGATAAAACCCGCCGACTACTTTGCCTGGACATACAGCATGGTGTCTCATGGAAAATACATCAACGACCAAATGGGGAAAAGCTACAACATACGTCCGGATGAAAACAGAAGCAGCAACTTCTACCAGCCCGACTATATACGCCACTTCCTCATTAAGGAACAGGAAAGAAAAACTAAATAGAAATTATCAAGTATAAACTCTAATTAAAAACAAGAAGTTATGAAAATGAGAAACTTTTTCAGAATGGGAGTGTTGCTCACTGCAATCTGCCTGACCGCTGCCGGATGCGGTAAAGATGACAAAACTCCGGAACAACTTCCAGACCCGCTGGATACTACTACCGAATATTATCTGGTAGGTGTTGTGTCGTCTGCCGAAGGTGTGGTGAAGGGTGCGGAAGTGAAAATAACGGATGACATAAAAGCTACCACCGACGCACAAGGCAAATACAACCTGACCCTGAGCAAGACCGGTGACTACACCGTAACCGTAAAGGCAAGCAAGCTGGAGGATTTCAACACAAAGGTGAACATCGCATCATCCGCCAAAAACCGCAGCACTTTGACGCTCAACGTCAAAATGAGCAAGGTCGTAGAATATACTGCCCCTAAAGAAGCCGTATCGGGTCAGGAAACGAAGGTGGAAGTACCGGCAGCTACTGAAACGGAAACTCCCGCAGCCATTGTAACAGCTCCCGCCAACGCAGTGGATGAGGGTGTGAAAATCAGTGCCGGAGCCTATGAAGAGCCCAAAGCCAATGTATCCGCCCCTGTCACCAGTGAGAAGAAAGAGGTGGAACAGGTGGCAGTAAGCAGCATTGCCATCAAGGCAGAACCGGCAAATGCCACTGCCAAGAAAGATATCGTCATTGCTACGCCAAACCCAAGTGCGAATGTTTCCATCTATTTCGACCCGGACAACATGGTGGCTCAGAAGGATGCTACTCTCACCAGAGCATGGGAGGACCTGAATACGGAAGTGAAGTTCAACAACGGAAACTATGAAATCACCATTCCCACAGGCGCTACGATTGCCGGAAAATATGCCACACGCATAAAGGCCGAAAAAGTGACGAGCAAAGAAACGGTGGGCGAAGCCAACCTTGCCAACGGCGCGGAAACCGTAAAAAAGGATAACAGCGGAAATATATCCGGCATCAAAGATTTTGAAATAAAAGTTGCCATCAAAGCAGGATGGGAATACA from the Bacteroides eggerthii genome contains:
- a CDS encoding YjbH domain-containing protein — protein: MKKYLLVIWLISCCITIRAQYSIGNTGLLNIPTADMQETGTFMGGGNYLPNGMTPFNFNTGNYFINITFLSILEMSYRCTLLKITRYDGKKGYFQQDRSMTARLRPLKEGRFHPSVVIGVDDPFKNTGNNYFGTVYGVLTKSFSIAGRDRLALTAGYYIPINDRSIQKGPFGGISYSPAFYREMAFMAEYDSDGFNIGAATRLWKHISLHIFTRDFKCVSGGIRYECKLLH
- a CDS encoding YjbH domain-containing protein; protein product: MKKHSISYLLFSICCLLPNAIASAQSVTEKLKAIGMENIRYAETGECITVTFEDNVYRSTYQGIGEAIDACLESNVNKSLQLVALENQIPQLCISLPDTLLNDYREEKISLMQVYAEMGISIDTDHAMKAVENAKEIENPSAWKVDVIVYPELFLKNNSLNKLYTYAVNLSPAIEMGLWKGGKLTAQVVFPIAANLYGEYKKIHPGVMTLSQEVRFRNNLFGRITAGNFTHNRMGAQLDMKFRTDNGRLELGALVGATVYSAIVDGEGWYVSTTPRVNAFLKASVYEPHTNLQFDLQGGRYIYGDYGVRGDCTRHFGEYAIGLYALYTGGEINGGFHFAIPLPGKRWKRNHAFRIKPADYFAWTYSMVSHGKYINDQMGKSYNIRPDENRSSNFYQPDYIRHFLIKEQERKTK
- a CDS encoding carboxypeptidase-like regulatory domain-containing protein yields the protein MKMRNFFRMGVLLTAICLTAAGCGKDDKTPEQLPDPLDTTTEYYLVGVVSSAEGVVKGAEVKITDDIKATTDAQGKYNLTLSKTGDYTVTVKASKLEDFNTKVNIASSAKNRSTLTLNVKMSKVVEYTAPKEAVSGQETKVEVPAATETETPAAIVTAPANAVDEGVKISAGAYEEPKANVSAPVTSEKKEVEQVAVSSIAIKAEPANATAKKDIVIATPNPSANVSIYFDPDNMVAQKDATLTRAWEDLNTEVKFNNGNYEITIPTGATIAGKYATRIKAEKVTSKETVGEANLANGAETVKKDNSGNISGIKDFEIKVAIKAGWEYTTTPAAALKAAGAEDEKLAAAIEAQIQSTEGNPLVYTVERVLKTNISGNSILYYQNKAKYCTKTYTFKIMANGVKKNVTIALKCYTGSEEKYTNQSSDQHSGGGTL